One region of Roseovarius faecimaris genomic DNA includes:
- a CDS encoding SH3 domain-containing protein gives MRAALLAGLLIAWPATVMAQSLSLPALYAVVDVAKGDVLNIRAEPDGSAQRLGSFAPGEKHIEVTALDATGKWGRVNVDEQSGWVALRYLARQQMDESTGLPRPMTCFGTEPFWRLDIDAAATAAFRSQDGTEISFSGVTARRADGRTDRFALISEQQDGAVHAVLERRTCSDGMSDQSYGLDINLFLRDDAGTRLLAGCCSVAPR, from the coding sequence ATGAGAGCCGCCCTGCTGGCAGGTCTTCTTATCGCCTGGCCTGCCACGGTCATGGCGCAATCCCTGTCGCTGCCCGCGCTCTATGCGGTGGTGGACGTGGCTAAGGGTGACGTGCTCAACATCCGGGCGGAACCGGACGGATCGGCCCAGCGGCTTGGCTCTTTCGCGCCTGGGGAAAAGCATATCGAGGTGACCGCATTGGATGCCACCGGCAAGTGGGGTCGGGTGAATGTCGATGAGCAAAGCGGCTGGGTTGCCCTGCGATACCTCGCGCGCCAACAAATGGACGAAAGCACAGGCCTGCCGCGCCCGATGACCTGTTTCGGAACGGAACCGTTCTGGCGTCTCGACATCGACGCCGCTGCCACCGCGGCGTTCCGCAGCCAGGACGGCACCGAGATCAGCTTCTCCGGGGTGACGGCGCGCCGCGCCGATGGCCGCACGGATCGCTTTGCGCTGATCTCGGAACAGCAAGACGGCGCCGTCCATGCGGTTCTGGAACGCCGGACCTGCTCGGACGGAATGTCGGATCAGAGCTATGGGCTGGATATCAACCTGTTCCTGCGTGACGATGCCGGCACGCGCCTTCTTGCCGGGTGCTGCTCTGTCGCGCCGCGCTGA
- a CDS encoding CAP domain-containing protein, protein MSQPNALEQLMLELINEERAAVGAPPLRFNGDLNEASEDHSSWMLATDVFSHTGQGGSSAGDRIQQAGYELEGNWTWGENIAWQSERGDPGLEDDVRDLHESLMNSPGHRANILNPDFEEIGIGIERGDFGRFDSVMVTQNFGTTDATPDPVTPPTPAPVAPPSEPPATPTPPVAQPVNPIPIPPVMQPPVIVTEPAPPLYTPPSLVAQPGLPDTPSWAPLFPQGPSQGPSLVSLLQDVFDFTPAPQMPLLDFLVNLPGLTIPSLAPPAPVPTPAAPPDLFVMDQLNLSGAFYDGFDTGA, encoded by the coding sequence ATGTCACAACCCAACGCCCTTGAACAGCTCATGCTGGAGCTGATCAACGAAGAGCGCGCCGCCGTCGGCGCCCCACCCTTGCGGTTCAACGGTGATCTGAACGAGGCCAGCGAAGACCACAGCAGCTGGATGCTGGCCACGGATGTCTTCTCGCATACCGGGCAAGGCGGTTCATCGGCCGGCGACCGGATTCAGCAGGCAGGCTATGAGCTTGAAGGCAACTGGACCTGGGGCGAAAACATCGCCTGGCAATCCGAGCGCGGCGACCCCGGCCTCGAAGACGACGTGCGCGACCTGCACGAAAGCCTGATGAACAGCCCAGGCCATCGCGCCAATATCCTGAACCCCGATTTCGAAGAGATCGGAATCGGGATTGAACGCGGTGATTTTGGCCGGTTTGACAGCGTCATGGTCACGCAGAATTTCGGAACAACCGACGCCACACCAGACCCGGTCACCCCGCCGACACCGGCCCCTGTCGCACCTCCATCAGAGCCGCCGGCCACGCCAACACCACCGGTTGCGCAACCGGTAAATCCGATCCCGATCCCACCGGTGATGCAGCCGCCGGTCATCGTCACCGAACCGGCGCCGCCGCTCTACACACCGCCCAGTCTAGTGGCGCAGCCGGGCTTGCCCGATACCCCGTCCTGGGCACCGCTGTTTCCGCAAGGGCCTTCTCAAGGTCCAAGCCTTGTCAGCCTTTTGCAGGATGTGTTTGACTTCACCCCGGCGCCACAGATGCCGTTGCTTGATTTCCTGGTGAACCTGCCGGGGCTGACAATTCCATCCTTGGCACCGCCAGCGCCGGTTCCGACCCCTGCCGCACCGCCCGATCTGTTTGTTATGGATCAGCTGAACCTGTCCGGCGCATTCTATGATGGGTTTGACACTGGCGCCTGA
- a CDS encoding alpha-ketoglutarate-dependent dioxygenase AlkB family protein, with amino-acid sequence MTTPTLTIRGFKIFKGLLNAAAQVDMLTELREVARAAPPFSPQTPYGKPMSVRMTSAGKYGWYSDRSGYRYVPHHPDGQAWPPIPEVVMRIWRDLVSKERGPDCCLINFYGEGARMGMHQDRDEADFGWPVLSLSLGDDGLFRIGNPTRGGKTESLWLSSGDAVVMGGEARLTYHGVDRIRFGSSPLLPKGGRINLTLRVVD; translated from the coding sequence ATGACCACCCCCACCCTGACGATCCGAGGGTTCAAGATTTTCAAGGGCCTGCTGAATGCGGCGGCGCAGGTGGACATGCTGACCGAACTGCGCGAGGTGGCGCGCGCCGCGCCTCCGTTTTCACCACAGACGCCCTATGGCAAACCGATGTCGGTGCGCATGACATCAGCGGGCAAATACGGCTGGTATTCGGACCGCTCGGGCTATCGCTATGTCCCGCACCACCCGGACGGACAGGCGTGGCCCCCGATTCCCGAAGTGGTGATGCGCATCTGGCGCGATCTGGTCAGCAAGGAGCGCGGACCGGATTGCTGCCTGATCAACTTTTACGGTGAGGGTGCGCGGATGGGGATGCATCAGGATCGCGACGAGGCGGATTTCGGCTGGCCGGTCCTGTCGCTCTCATTGGGGGATGACGGGCTGTTTCGCATTGGCAACCCGACACGCGGGGGCAAGACGGAAAGCCTCTGGCTCAGTTCCGGCGATGCGGTTGTCATGGGGGGCGAGGCGCGGCTGACCTATCACGGCGTGGACCGGATCCGGTTTGGCTCTTCGCCGCTTCTGCCGAAGGGCGGGCGGATCAATCTGACGCTGCGTGTCGTCGACTGA
- the dnaK gene encoding molecular chaperone DnaK has translation MAKVIGIDLGTTNSCVAIMDGSQPRVIENSEGARTTPSIVAFTDDERLVGQPAKRQAVTNPSNTIFGVKRLIGRRADDADLAKDKKNMPFNVIDGGNGDAWVEAKGEKYSPSQISAFILGKMKETAESYLGEDVTQAVITVPAYFNDAQRQATKDAGKIAGLEVLRIINEPTAAALAYGLDKEDTHTIAVYDLGGGTFDVTILEIDDGLFEVKSTNGDTFLGGEDFDMRIVSYLADEFKKENGVDLTKDKMALQRLKEAAEKAKIELSSASQTEINQPFISMGSDGQPLHMVMKLTRAKLESLVGDLIKASIKPCQAALKDAGLSASEIDEIVLVGGMTRMPKVVEEVTKFFGKEPHKGVNPDEVVAMGAAIQAGVLQGDVKDVVLLDVTPLSLGIETLGGVFTRLIDRNTTIPTNKSQIFSTAEDNQSAVTIRVFQGEREMAADNKMLGQFNLENIPPAPRGMPQIEVTFDIDANGIVSVSAKDKGTGKEQKITIQASGGLSDDDIEKMIKDAEENAEADKERRELVEARNQAESLINSTEKSMEEHGDKVDPTTIEAIELAIAALKDDLEKDDASADKIKSGIQNVTEAAMKLGEAIYKAQAEEAEDEPMAADEAAKDGDDDIVDADFEDLDDDKRA, from the coding sequence ATGGCCAAAGTCATTGGTATTGACCTCGGAACCACCAACAGCTGCGTCGCCATCATGGATGGCAGCCAGCCCCGCGTCATCGAAAACAGCGAAGGCGCACGTACCACCCCCTCCATCGTCGCGTTCACGGATGACGAACGCCTCGTTGGCCAGCCGGCCAAGCGCCAGGCAGTGACCAACCCCTCCAACACGATCTTCGGCGTTAAGCGCCTGATCGGTCGTCGTGCGGACGACGCGGATCTTGCCAAGGACAAGAAGAACATGCCGTTCAACGTCATCGACGGCGGCAATGGCGACGCATGGGTGGAAGCCAAGGGCGAAAAATACAGCCCCTCCCAGATTTCCGCCTTCATCCTGGGCAAGATGAAGGAAACCGCCGAGAGCTATCTTGGCGAAGACGTGACGCAAGCCGTCATCACCGTTCCTGCCTATTTCAACGACGCCCAGCGTCAGGCCACCAAGGACGCGGGCAAGATTGCCGGCCTCGAAGTGCTGCGGATCATCAACGAACCGACCGCTGCCGCGCTGGCCTATGGCCTGGACAAGGAAGACACCCACACCATCGCGGTCTATGACCTTGGTGGCGGTACGTTCGACGTGACCATCCTTGAGATCGACGATGGCCTGTTCGAAGTGAAATCGACCAACGGCGACACGTTCCTTGGCGGTGAAGACTTCGACATGCGCATCGTCTCCTACCTCGCCGATGAGTTCAAAAAGGAAAACGGCGTCGATCTGACCAAAGACAAGATGGCGCTGCAACGGCTCAAGGAAGCCGCCGAGAAGGCCAAGATCGAACTGTCGAGCGCCTCGCAGACCGAAATCAACCAGCCCTTCATCTCGATGGGCTCGGACGGTCAGCCGCTGCACATGGTCATGAAACTGACCCGCGCCAAGCTGGAAAGCCTTGTGGGGGACCTGATCAAGGCCTCGATCAAGCCGTGCCAGGCCGCTCTGAAAGATGCGGGCCTGTCGGCCAGCGAGATTGACGAGATCGTGCTTGTCGGTGGTATGACCCGGATGCCGAAAGTGGTCGAGGAAGTGACCAAGTTCTTCGGCAAGGAGCCGCACAAGGGGGTGAACCCTGACGAAGTGGTCGCCATGGGTGCCGCCATTCAGGCCGGTGTTCTGCAAGGCGACGTGAAAGATGTTGTTCTGCTCGACGTGACGCCGCTGTCGCTCGGGATCGAAACGCTGGGTGGCGTGTTCACCCGCCTGATCGACCGCAACACGACGATCCCGACCAACAAGAGCCAGATCTTCTCGACCGCCGAGGACAACCAGAGCGCCGTGACGATCCGCGTCTTCCAGGGCGAGCGTGAAATGGCGGCGGACAACAAGATGCTTGGCCAGTTCAATCTGGAGAACATCCCGCCCGCCCCGCGCGGCATGCCGCAGATCGAAGTGACCTTTGACATCGACGCCAACGGCATCGTGTCGGTCAGCGCCAAGGACAAGGGCACTGGCAAGGAACAGAAGATCACGATCCAGGCCTCGGGTGGCCTCAGCGACGACGACATCGAAAAGATGATCAAGGACGCCGAAGAGAACGCCGAAGCCGATAAGGAACGCCGCGAGCTGGTTGAAGCCCGGAACCAGGCCGAAAGCCTGATCAACTCGACCGAGAAGTCGATGGAAGAACATGGTGACAAGGTTGACCCGACCACCATCGAAGCCATCGAACTGGCCATTGCTGCGCTCAAGGACGATCTGGAGAAGGACGACGCGTCCGCCGACAAGATCAAGTCGGGCATCCAGAACGTGACCGAGGCAGCGATGAAGCTGGGCGAGGCGATCTACAAGGCCCAGGCCGAAGAGGCCGAGGACGAGCCGATGGCCGCTGACGAGGCTGCGAAAGACGGTGACGACGATATCGTCGACGCCGATTTCGAAGACCTCGACGACGACAAGCGCGCCTGA
- the dnaJ gene encoding molecular chaperone DnaJ, with product MAKRDYYDVLGLSKGASAEEIKKAYRSKAKELHPDRNKDNPNAETQFKEAGEAYDVLKDPEKKAAYDRFGHAAFDGGMGGGGGRPGGGFGNQGDFASAFSDVFDDLFGDFMGGRGGQGGRQRAARGADLRYNLRVTLEEAFSGLQKTINVPTSVSCSSCSGSGAEGGAEPSTCPTCSGMGKVRAQQGFFTVERTCPTCSGLGQIISNPCKTCHGQGRVEKDRSLSVNIPAGVETGTRIRLAGEGEAGMRGGPPGDLYIFIDVAQHELFEREETNLFCRVPVSMATAALGGDIEVPTIDGGRSRVKIPSGSQSGRQMRLRGKGMPALRGGAAGDMFIELAVETPVNLTSKQKELLREFEELSEDNNPESKSFFSSVKSFWDSMKN from the coding sequence ATGGCCAAACGTGATTATTACGACGTGCTCGGGCTCTCCAAGGGAGCGTCGGCCGAAGAGATCAAGAAGGCCTACCGCAGCAAGGCGAAAGAGCTTCACCCCGACCGCAACAAGGATAACCCCAACGCCGAAACCCAGTTCAAGGAAGCGGGCGAAGCGTATGACGTCCTGAAAGACCCCGAGAAGAAAGCTGCTTATGACCGGTTCGGCCATGCTGCATTCGACGGCGGGATGGGCGGCGGCGGCGGGCGTCCCGGTGGCGGCTTCGGCAACCAAGGCGACTTTGCCAGCGCGTTCTCGGACGTGTTCGACGACCTCTTTGGCGACTTCATGGGCGGGCGCGGCGGTCAGGGCGGGCGACAGCGCGCAGCGCGCGGTGCAGACCTGCGCTATAACCTGCGCGTCACTCTGGAAGAGGCGTTCAGCGGCCTGCAAAAGACAATCAATGTGCCGACATCGGTCTCCTGCAGCTCTTGCAGCGGCTCCGGGGCGGAAGGCGGCGCTGAACCGTCCACCTGTCCCACCTGTTCCGGCATGGGGAAAGTCCGCGCGCAGCAGGGATTCTTCACGGTCGAACGCACCTGCCCCACCTGTTCGGGTCTGGGTCAGATCATTTCGAACCCCTGCAAAACCTGCCACGGCCAGGGCCGGGTGGAGAAAGACCGCTCACTGAGTGTTAATATCCCTGCGGGTGTCGAAACAGGCACGCGGATCCGCCTGGCCGGCGAAGGCGAGGCCGGAATGCGCGGCGGACCTCCGGGCGATCTCTACATCTTTATCGATGTGGCGCAGCACGAGCTTTTTGAGCGTGAAGAGACCAACCTTTTCTGCCGCGTGCCGGTGTCGATGGCCACGGCCGCGCTTGGCGGCGATATCGAAGTGCCCACGATCGATGGCGGCCGCAGCCGGGTAAAGATCCCCTCGGGGAGCCAGTCCGGACGCCAGATGCGCCTGCGCGGCAAGGGTATGCCCGCCCTGCGTGGCGGCGCGGCGGGGGATATGTTCATCGAACTGGCGGTGGAAACCCCGGTGAACCTGACCTCGAAGCAAAAAGAGCTGCTGCGGGAATTCGAGGAACTGTCCGAGGACAACAACCCCGAAAGCAAAAGCTTCTTCTCCTCGGTCAAAAGCTTCTGGGACAGTATGAAAAACTGA
- the radC gene encoding RadC family protein, which translates to MTQNAAFSEMPLPLFNGDEALQSPALPRAKLPSYIRDHRKRLRQRFLEGGAGAMPDYELLELVLFRAIPRQDVKPLARSLLDRFGDFNGVLSSDPHSLAQVSGVGEAVICELKIIEAAAHRLARSRILQRHVISSWTQVIDYCHTTMAHRETEQFRIFYLDRKNVLIADEEQARGTVDHVPVYPREVVKRALQLNASALILIHNHPSGDPTPSAEDIDMTRQVQAACDALGITLHDHIIIGKSCEMSFQAEGHL; encoded by the coding sequence ATGACCCAGAACGCCGCTTTTTCTGAGATGCCGCTCCCGCTCTTTAACGGGGACGAGGCGCTGCAGTCACCCGCCCTGCCCCGCGCCAAACTTCCGTCATACATCCGCGATCATCGCAAGCGTCTGCGCCAGAGGTTTCTGGAAGGCGGGGCAGGTGCGATGCCTGACTACGAATTGCTGGAGCTTGTTCTGTTTCGCGCGATTCCGCGACAGGATGTGAAACCCCTTGCGCGCAGCTTGCTCGACAGGTTTGGAGATTTCAACGGCGTGCTGTCATCCGATCCGCACAGCCTTGCTCAGGTCAGCGGCGTGGGCGAGGCCGTCATCTGCGAGCTGAAAATCATCGAAGCCGCAGCGCATCGGCTGGCGCGTTCGCGTATCCTGCAACGCCATGTGATCTCAAGCTGGACACAGGTGATCGACTATTGCCACACCACCATGGCGCACCGGGAAACCGAGCAGTTCCGCATCTTCTATCTGGATCGCAAGAACGTATTGATCGCGGACGAGGAACAGGCGCGCGGCACGGTGGATCATGTTCCGGTCTACCCGCGTGAGGTGGTCAAGCGCGCATTGCAGCTCAATGCCAGCGCATTGATCCTCATCCACAACCACCCATCGGGCGACCCGACGCCGTCAGCAGAAGATATCGACATGACCCGCCAGGTTCAGGCGGCCTGTGACGCTCTGGGCATCACCCTGCATGATCACATCATCATCGGAAAATCCTGCGAGATGAGCTTTCAGGCGGAAGGCCACTTGTAG
- a CDS encoding substrate-binding domain-containing protein: MTRLRAAVLAALLLFGMAPGASAQDVTLTSRDGDVEISGNLLGFDGEFYRVDTIYGELTVDGSGVDCEGPGCPNLNNFVARITLAGEPAIGRVLMPGLLEAFAIKSGYSLERESRADADFSYRITDKSTGQLLGEFDFQLTNSDEGFADLLADEADIVMSLREVRPEEVKRARDAGLGNLLARGRSKVVALDALVPVVSPTNPVQDITAPQLADVLSGKITNWAVLGGPDAPIDVQMLSNVSGLGQAVADQVLRPASVAPAPSVTWHESDQSLLAAVMADPFAIAVTRQSDTGSTWPLALKGQCGFAMKAMRRAVKTEDYPLTMPLFLYMPARRFPKLVREFLTYLRDPSAQLVIRRAGFVDQTPEEIEINAQGDRFANAISRAGEEVSLGQLQAMVRALAPLKRLTTTFRFETGSTRLDAQSRSNVLQLARAMELGHYDARRLVFVGFSDGQGPAEGNLEIARKRAEAVRAAVTRAAETANLARISIETIAFGEAMPMACDTSEWGRRVNRRVEVWVR, encoded by the coding sequence ATGACAAGGCTACGTGCGGCGGTCCTCGCCGCACTTCTTCTTTTTGGGATGGCGCCCGGCGCCTCTGCGCAGGATGTGACGCTCACCTCCCGCGACGGCGATGTTGAGATTTCCGGCAATCTGCTGGGGTTCGATGGCGAGTTTTACCGCGTCGATACGATCTATGGTGAGCTGACCGTCGATGGCTCGGGCGTGGATTGCGAGGGGCCGGGATGTCCAAACCTCAACAACTTCGTTGCTCGGATCACCCTTGCCGGTGAGCCTGCGATCGGTCGTGTTCTGATGCCTGGCCTGCTGGAGGCGTTCGCCATAAAGAGCGGCTACTCCCTGGAGCGGGAAAGCCGTGCTGATGCGGATTTCAGCTATCGTATCACCGACAAGTCGACCGGGCAGCTTCTGGGTGAGTTCGATTTTCAGCTGACCAATTCGGACGAAGGTTTCGCGGACCTTCTGGCCGATGAGGCCGATATTGTCATGTCCCTGCGTGAGGTGCGGCCGGAAGAGGTGAAGCGCGCGCGCGATGCCGGGCTTGGAAACCTCCTTGCCAGGGGGCGCAGCAAGGTGGTGGCCCTTGATGCGCTGGTGCCCGTGGTGTCACCGACGAACCCGGTGCAGGACATTACAGCGCCGCAGCTTGCCGATGTGCTTTCGGGGAAGATCACCAACTGGGCGGTCCTCGGCGGGCCGGATGCGCCGATTGACGTACAGATGCTGAGCAATGTGTCGGGACTGGGTCAGGCCGTGGCCGACCAGGTGCTGCGTCCCGCGTCGGTGGCGCCCGCGCCCTCGGTCACATGGCATGAAAGCGATCAATCGCTTCTTGCTGCTGTGATGGCGGATCCCTTTGCCATCGCGGTCACGCGGCAGTCTGATACGGGCAGCACCTGGCCCCTCGCGCTAAAGGGACAATGCGGATTTGCCATGAAGGCCATGCGCCGCGCGGTGAAGACCGAGGATTATCCGCTGACGATGCCATTGTTTCTGTACATGCCCGCGCGCCGCTTTCCCAAGCTGGTGCGCGAGTTTCTGACCTATCTGCGCGATCCGTCAGCGCAATTGGTGATCCGGCGCGCGGGGTTTGTGGATCAGACCCCCGAAGAGATCGAGATCAACGCGCAGGGGGATCGTTTTGCAAATGCGATTTCGAGGGCGGGCGAAGAGGTGAGCCTTGGTCAGTTGCAAGCAATGGTGCGCGCATTGGCGCCGCTGAAACGACTGACCACCACGTTCCGGTTCGAGACGGGTTCAACCCGGCTTGATGCGCAGTCACGTTCCAACGTTCTGCAACTGGCGCGGGCCATGGAGCTGGGCCATTACGATGCGCGGCGACTTGTCTTTGTGGGGTTCAGCGATGGGCAGGGCCCGGCCGAGGGCAATCTGGAAATCGCGCGCAAACGCGCCGAAGCGGTACGCGCCGCCGTGACTCGCGCGGCAGAGACGGCCAACCTTGCCCGGATCAGCATTGAGACGATTGCCTTCGGCGAAGCGATGCCGATGGCCTGCGATACCAGCGAATGGGGTCGGCGGGTGAACCGGCGGGTTGAGGTCTGGGTCAGGTAG